DNA from Candidatus Omnitrophota bacterium:
GCCGTCAACTTGCGCAGGGCCTGGCTCATGAGCCGGGCCTGCAAACCCACGTGCGCGTCGCCCATCTCCCCTTCAATTTCCGCTTTGGGAACAAGGGCGGCCACGGAGTCAATGACCACGACATCCACGGCATTGGAACGGATCAGAGTCTCGGTAATTTCCAGAGCCTGCTCGCCGGTGTCGGGTTGGGAGATCAACAGGTCGTCCAGGTTGACGCCGATCTTCTTGGCATAACTCGGATCCAGGGCGTGTTCCGCATCCACAAATGCGGCCACACCGCCGGCCTTCTGCGCCTGGGCCACAATGCTCAGACAAAGGCTGGTCTTGCCGCCGGACTCCGGGCCAAAGATCTCGACTACGCGCGAACGCGGGACTCCGCCGATTCCCAATGCCATGTCCAAAGAGAGGGCTCCTGTGGAAATGGCCGGAATATCAAAATTTGCGTTCTGGCCGAGCTTCATAATAGCGCCCTTGCCAAATTGCTTTTCGATCTGAGCCAAGGCAAGATCCAAGGCACGTGTTCTCTCGATTTTTTCTTTATCCAC
Protein-coding regions in this window:
- the recA gene encoding recombinase RecA → MTQKNTEPVIKEVDKEKIERTRALDLALAQIEKQFGKGAIMKLGQNANFDIPAISTGALSLDMALGIGGVPRSRVVEIFGPESGGKTSLCLSIVAQAQKAGGVAAFVDAEHALDPSYAKKIGVNLDDLLISQPDTGEQALEITETLIRSNAVDVVVIDSVAALVPKAEIEGEMGDAHVGLQARLMSQALRKLTAAVSKSRTCCIFINQLREKIGVMFGSPETTPGGRALKFYSSARIDLRRIGSITLGDEIIGNRVKAKVVKNKLAPPFREAQFDLLFGEGVSHIGSIMDIAQEEGIITKSGSWYNYGEQRLGQGRENARIFLKENPKLATEIESKTRTMALETK